A single window of Dermacentor albipictus isolate Rhodes 1998 colony chromosome 1, USDA_Dalb.pri_finalv2, whole genome shotgun sequence DNA harbors:
- the PIG-C gene encoding phosphatidylinositol N-acetylglucosaminyltransferase subunit C isoform X1, which translates to MEVPEQSWKKVLYDDQSFPDNYVDQSFLGQLRKNVNLVHFSLTEALYGVTGMVQQICRTVLFAVLFGHLQGGLLHPSELFVGLALLGWPTYLLYAFVQERKTGEVLEDLRRAAIFVAFGSSLAPIMGTLTETISTDTVYAMAAGALLLHVACHDYTPGPRTQGVCITEAQEPASDDGPWAAISLNGALFGAVCLASRLTGSGPVLALSSLAVALFLLAPLLASWVQDRWPRLQVALTLIHGILALTSCWQFSPPLAAALALALLAVGLVLPGHFVYCHQYRQSIHGPWDEAVIDDQQH; encoded by the exons ATGGAGGTGCCTGAACAAAGTTGGAAGAAAGTGCTTTATGACGACCAGAGTTTTCCTGACAATTATGTTGACCAGTCGTTTCTGGGCCAGCTGCGTAAAAATG TGAACCTGGTCCATTTCAGCCTGACTGAAGCACTCTATGGTGTCACTGGCATGGTGCAGCAAATTTGCCG AACAGTCCTGTTTGCTGTGCTGTTTGGCCACCTGCAGGGAGGCCTGCTGCATCCATCAGAGCTTTTTGTTGGGTTGGCCTTGCTTGGCTGGCCAACATACTTGCTCTATGCGTTTGTGCAGGAAAGGAAAACTGGTGAAG TGCTGGAAGACCTTCGCCGAGCAGCCATATTTGTGGCATTTGGATCATCTTTGGCACCTATCATGGGTACCCTGACAGAGACCATAAGCACTGACACTGTGTATGCTATGGCTGCTGGGGCACTGCTGCTACACGTGGCCTGCCATGACTATACTCCTGGTCCAAG GACGCAAGGAGTTTGCATAACAGAAGCTCAAGAACCAGCTTCTGATGA TGGACCATGGGCTGCTATATCGCTAAATGGTGCTCTCTTTGGCGCGGTGTGCCTTGCCTCACGGCTTACCGGCAGTGGCCCTGTACTTGCCCTCTCTTCCCTGGCAGTTGCCCTTTTTCTGCTGGCTCCTTTGTTGGCCTCCTGGGTGCAG GATCGCTGGCCTAGGCTACAGGTTGCGCTGACCCTGATTCATGGAATACTGGCATTGACAAGCTGCTGGCAGTTCAGTCCTCCCTTGGCTGCAGCACTGGCCTTAGCTTTGCTGGCTGTAGGCCTGGTTCTTCCAGGGCATTTTGTTTACTGCCACCAGTACAGACA
- the PIG-C gene encoding phosphatidylinositol N-acetylglucosaminyltransferase subunit C isoform X2 codes for MEVPEQSWKKVLYDDQSFPDNYVDQSFLGQLRKNVNLVHFSLTEALYGVTGMVQQICRNHVKTLKPAKGGLLHPSELFVGLALLGWPTYLLYAFVQERKTGEVLEDLRRAAIFVAFGSSLAPIMGTLTETISTDTVYAMAAGALLLHVACHDYTPGPRTQGVCITEAQEPASDDGPWAAISLNGALFGAVCLASRLTGSGPVLALSSLAVALFLLAPLLASWVQDRWPRLQVALTLIHGILALTSCWQFSPPLAAALALALLAVGLVLPGHFVYCHQYRQSIHGPWDEAVIDDQQH; via the exons ATGGAGGTGCCTGAACAAAGTTGGAAGAAAGTGCTTTATGACGACCAGAGTTTTCCTGACAATTATGTTGACCAGTCGTTTCTGGGCCAGCTGCGTAAAAATG TGAACCTGGTCCATTTCAGCCTGACTGAAGCACTCTATGGTGTCACTGGCATGGTGCAGCAAATTTGCCG caaccatgtcaagacactaaagccagcaaag GGAGGCCTGCTGCATCCATCAGAGCTTTTTGTTGGGTTGGCCTTGCTTGGCTGGCCAACATACTTGCTCTATGCGTTTGTGCAGGAAAGGAAAACTGGTGAAG TGCTGGAAGACCTTCGCCGAGCAGCCATATTTGTGGCATTTGGATCATCTTTGGCACCTATCATGGGTACCCTGACAGAGACCATAAGCACTGACACTGTGTATGCTATGGCTGCTGGGGCACTGCTGCTACACGTGGCCTGCCATGACTATACTCCTGGTCCAAG GACGCAAGGAGTTTGCATAACAGAAGCTCAAGAACCAGCTTCTGATGA TGGACCATGGGCTGCTATATCGCTAAATGGTGCTCTCTTTGGCGCGGTGTGCCTTGCCTCACGGCTTACCGGCAGTGGCCCTGTACTTGCCCTCTCTTCCCTGGCAGTTGCCCTTTTTCTGCTGGCTCCTTTGTTGGCCTCCTGGGTGCAG GATCGCTGGCCTAGGCTACAGGTTGCGCTGACCCTGATTCATGGAATACTGGCATTGACAAGCTGCTGGCAGTTCAGTCCTCCCTTGGCTGCAGCACTGGCCTTAGCTTTGCTGGCTGTAGGCCTGGTTCTTCCAGGGCATTTTGTTTACTGCCACCAGTACAGACA